The Bacilli bacterium genome window below encodes:
- the spoVAC gene encoding stage V sporulation protein AC, protein MANNKKKKLTPIQQEYQQFAKAREPSRTVWKNCFRAFISGGAICAVGQGIQQFFITFADFDKKTASSPTVAVLIFISVLLTGFGVYDKFAQWAGAGSAVPVTGFANSMASAAIEHRSEGLVLGAAAKMFKLAGAVIVFGTVTAFIVGIVHAIINPGSVGGGS, encoded by the coding sequence ATGGCCAATAACAAGAAAAAAAAGCTTACGCCCATTCAACAGGAATATCAGCAGTTTGCCAAAGCGCGCGAACCGTCGCGAACCGTGTGGAAAAACTGTTTTCGCGCCTTTATATCGGGAGGCGCAATCTGTGCGGTGGGGCAAGGAATTCAACAGTTTTTTATTACGTTTGCGGATTTTGACAAAAAAACGGCCAGCAGCCCGACAGTAGCCGTGCTGATTTTTATCTCGGTGCTATTAACCGGCTTTGGCGTATACGACAAATTCGCGCAATGGGCCGGCGCGGGTTCGGCTGTGCCGGTTACCGGGTTTGCCAATTCGATGGCGTCCGCGGCGATCGAACACCGCAGCGAAGGTTTGGTGCTCGGCGCCGCCGCCAAAATGTTCAAGCTGGCCGGCGCGGTGATTGTATTCGGCACCGTGACCGCTTTTATCGTCGGCATTGTGCATGCGATCATTAATCCCGGTTCAGTGGGAGGAGGATCCTGA
- the spoVAE gene encoding stage V sporulation protein AE — MPYVWAFLIGGAICVIGQICFDVFKLTPAHTMTTLVVAGAILDGIGLYDPLINFAGAGASVPITSFGNALVHGALEELKRDGWIGIISGIFEITSAGISAAIIFSFLAALVFKPKG; from the coding sequence ATGCCTTACGTTTGGGCGTTTTTAATCGGAGGCGCCATTTGTGTGATCGGGCAAATTTGCTTTGACGTGTTTAAGCTCACTCCGGCTCACACGATGACAACTCTTGTCGTAGCCGGGGCCATATTGGACGGTATCGGCTTATACGATCCGCTAATCAATTTTGCCGGAGCCGGCGCATCCGTGCCGATTACGAGTTTCGGCAATGCGCTCGTGCACGGGGCGCTTGAAGAGTTGAAACGGGACGGCTGGATCGGCATTATTTCCGGGATTTTTGAAATCACTAGCGCGGGCATATCGGCGGCGATCATCTTTTCTTTTTTGGCGGCATTGGTGTTTAAACCGAAAGGGTAA
- the spoVAD gene encoding stage V sporulation protein AD, which yields MLKGHQSWVFPNRPVIIGTATVVGPFEGQGPLAHAFDIIHGDLSLGQKSWEKAEKTLLEESTKLAIENAGLTAGQIQFFIGGDLMNQIISTTFAARTMNIPYLGVFGACSTSMESLALAAQLVDSGAARYALAATTSHNASAEKQFRYPTEYGSQKPPTAQFTVTGSGAAVVAAKGEGPVITAATIGRIVDMGSKDPFNMGAAMAPAAVDTIQAHFRDLQIEPNHYDLIVTGDLAKVGHAIANDLFAKHGFPIYQTQYDDCGMMIYDFTKQDVQAGASGCGCSAVVTYGYLLKKLRNKELNRILVVATGALLSPISFQQGESIPCIAHAVAIENMEAGG from the coding sequence ATGCTGAAGGGCCATCAAAGCTGGGTATTTCCAAATCGGCCTGTAATTATCGGCACGGCGACTGTCGTAGGACCTTTCGAAGGCCAGGGGCCGCTGGCGCATGCTTTCGACATCATCCACGGCGATTTGTCGCTCGGGCAAAAAAGCTGGGAAAAAGCGGAGAAAACGCTGCTGGAAGAATCGACAAAATTGGCGATTGAGAATGCCGGACTCACCGCCGGACAAATCCAGTTTTTTATCGGCGGCGACCTGATGAACCAGATTATCAGTACAACGTTCGCGGCGCGCACCATGAACATCCCCTATTTGGGCGTGTTCGGCGCATGTTCCACGTCCATGGAAAGCCTGGCGCTTGCGGCGCAGTTGGTCGACTCCGGCGCGGCGCGTTACGCGCTTGCCGCGACCACAAGCCATAATGCCAGCGCGGAAAAACAATTCCGCTATCCGACGGAATACGGCAGCCAAAAGCCGCCGACCGCCCAGTTTACCGTAACCGGCTCCGGCGCGGCGGTCGTAGCCGCCAAGGGCGAAGGCCCCGTTATTACAGCGGCGACCATCGGCAGAATTGTCGATATGGGAAGCAAAGATCCTTTCAATATGGGCGCAGCCATGGCGCCTGCCGCTGTCGACACCATCCAGGCGCATTTTCGCGATTTGCAAATCGAACCGAATCATTACGATCTGATCGTGACCGGCGATTTGGCCAAAGTAGGCCACGCCATCGCCAACGATCTGTTTGCCAAACACGGGTTTCCCATTTACCAAACCCAATATGACGACTGCGGAATGATGATTTACGATTTTACCAAACAAGATGTGCAAGCCGGTGCGAGCGGCTGCGGCTGTTCGGCAGTCGTTACATACGGCTACCTCTTGAAGAAATTGCGCAATAAAGAGCTCAATCGGATACTGGTTGTCGCAACCGGAGCGTTATTGTCGCCGATTTCTTTTCAACAAGGCGAAAGCATCCCGTGTATCGCGCACGCGGTCGCAATCGAGAATATGGAGGCGGGTGGTTGA
- a CDS encoding DUF1657 domain-containing protein — translation MTVATQVKTCVASLKSAQASLEQFALNTQNQEAKTLFENAAKSTQQICQQIESRVQQIENEEPQYKGF, via the coding sequence ATGACGGTGGCAACGCAAGTCAAAACATGTGTGGCTTCATTAAAAAGCGCCCAGGCAAGCCTGGAGCAATTCGCGCTGAACACCCAAAACCAGGAAGCGAAAACGTTGTTTGAAAATGCCGCGAAGTCTACGCAGCAGATTTGCCAGCAGATTGAATCGCGCGTCCAACAAATTGAAAACGAAGAACCGCAGTATAAAGGGTTTTAG
- the larA gene encoding nickel-dependent lactate racemase, with protein sequence MENAIFRGGITISTFTLRYGRGEVAFTLPPEIHAETIMYRAETAGDAGQTIRHALANPIGTPRLADIARGKKNAVIIISDATRLNPSHLFLPELINELNSAGIPDQAIKVIVALGAHRKQSEEELRALAGDAVFSRVSVENHSAQSADCTPLGTTSFGTPVEINSQVVRADIRILTGNIEPHRLAGMSGGVKALMPGVASVKSIEHNHSLSFRQQAKIGRLDNPVHADMMETLRFLPVHFLFNTVADHDKHLLFAAAGDVVKAHEALLQKAREMFIVKTEANFDLVIASAGGHPKDMQLYQAAKSLQNAAALAKPGGAIVLAARCEEVFGNGTLQTWLETMRDFPQMLAALSENFRLGAHKIRHIAEIVARHRVFLYSDIPSPLVRLCGFAPVADLPETITELAHSAGKIAVMPCAALTFPN encoded by the coding sequence GTGGAAAACGCAATCTTCCGAGGGGGAATCACGATTTCCACTTTTACACTACGGTACGGAAGAGGCGAGGTTGCATTCACGCTTCCGCCGGAAATTCACGCGGAGACGATCATGTACCGCGCGGAAACGGCGGGCGATGCAGGACAAACGATCCGCCATGCGCTGGCAAACCCGATCGGAACGCCCAGGCTGGCCGATATCGCGCGCGGGAAAAAGAATGCGGTCATCATCATCAGCGACGCGACGCGGTTAAATCCCAGCCATTTATTTTTGCCCGAACTGATCAACGAATTAAATTCGGCAGGCATTCCCGATCAGGCGATAAAAGTGATTGTTGCATTAGGCGCGCATCGCAAACAGTCGGAGGAGGAATTGCGGGCGTTGGCAGGCGATGCCGTTTTCAGCCGCGTGTCGGTGGAAAACCATTCCGCGCAAAGCGCGGATTGCACGCCGCTGGGAACGACTTCATTCGGAACGCCTGTCGAGATAAACAGCCAGGTGGTCCGGGCGGACATCCGCATATTAACCGGGAACATCGAGCCGCACCGTTTGGCCGGAATGTCCGGCGGCGTCAAAGCGCTTATGCCCGGAGTGGCCTCCGTGAAAAGCATTGAGCATAACCATTCGCTGTCGTTTCGCCAGCAAGCGAAAATCGGCCGCCTCGATAATCCGGTGCATGCGGATATGATGGAAACATTGCGGTTTTTGCCGGTTCACTTTTTGTTCAATACGGTGGCGGATCACGACAAACATTTGCTGTTTGCGGCGGCAGGCGACGTTGTGAAGGCGCATGAGGCGCTATTGCAAAAGGCGAGAGAGATGTTTATCGTCAAAACCGAAGCAAACTTTGATTTGGTGATCGCGTCCGCCGGAGGCCATCCGAAAGATATGCAATTGTATCAAGCCGCAAAATCGCTGCAAAACGCCGCGGCGCTTGCCAAACCGGGCGGCGCGATCGTTTTGGCCGCGCGCTGCGAGGAAGTGTTCGGCAACGGCACGTTGCAAACATGGCTGGAAACGATGCGGGATTTTCCGCAAATGTTGGCGGCGCTCAGCGAAAATTTTCGATTGGGAGCCCACAAGATCAGGCATATTGCCGAAATCGTCGCGCGGCACCGCGTATTTCTCTACTCCGATATTCCCTCGCCGCTTGTCCGGTTATGCGGGTTTGCGCCTGTGGCCGATTTGCCGGAAACGATTACCGAACTCGCCCACTCCGCCGGCAAAATCGCCGTTATGCCTTGCGCCGCATTGACCTTTCCGAATTAA